One Asterias rubens chromosome 8, eAstRub1.3, whole genome shotgun sequence genomic window, GTTGGTTAATTCCAAAATAACCATTTTTAGGCTATTAACTACAACAAAAAAATTCTGGTaataaaaccaaggatgcctcattaTATAAGTTAACTTAATAATCACTGCAGCTCACAAGATGCTGAGGAAAcccgtaaacaagggtgcttgtgAACCAGATACATCAGGATTAACCTCTACTCTCCCCTTATGAGCGTTCCAGGCTCTTTTATGAACTGCCAACCCTAGTTCTTACCATATTTTATGGAACTTACAGAGCTATCAATATCATATTCGAAGGCTATAGCAATCGTGGTTACATACCATGTATCTTGACCAAGGACACTAGTGTCACGACCAGAACTTGATcccacactctgcagatcagaaacaccaggcaGATCTTGAGTCATGAGCTCTTAGCTGTTCACCCGTGACACGCCACTAGACTCTTTATTGCAAGTCAACTTTACCATTAGTCAATTAAAGCTAAATGAAATTAACAAATGTAACTTCTGATAATTAACAAGTTTTAACCCAATTTGTTGTTTCTCTTTTAAAGGACTCAGTGTGATTGGACTTTATTTTGTGTCAGATGATGAACCATCCAACTCAAACACTGCCTCTAAAGATTCTCACCAAATAATAGATGAAGCAGTGAAGGTGAATATTATAGATTGTGAATTAATAGCtcgggcctggaattacatctTTGATGAAGCAAGGTCATTTTTATtgtgcattttaaaggcacacgctgccttggatcggtcgtgtTGGTGTTTGAatagcgtttgtaaccatttgttataaaatgcatatgggtagaaagatgttgtaaaagtagaatacaatgatccacacaaacatgcctcgaaattgcacggttttctttttacctcgtcgattaacacggtaggccatttatgggagtcagttttttagtttgcaaagtacaaggaaaaccatgcaatttcgaggcaaatttgtgtggatcattgtgttctacttttaaaacatctttccaaccatgcattttataacaaatggttataaacgctttatgtagaccaactcgtccaatccaaggcaacgtgttcctataaggTACTTCACTcgttaacaaaataaagttcATAGGAAGGTTTTGAAGGAGAACCAAGACCAAGACTAGGGCTGGCAACAAAGGCCATGTCCTCTGTGCACTCAGTGCAATTTTACAGGCATACTGGCTGGAGACTGGGTGAATGATCAAACAGTAACCACAAGAGCAATTGTCTTGGTGAATGTTATTATTggttttggttgaacaaagaaaacttgactgGAGTGGCACAataagtaattactcaaaataatcgttagcataaaaacttacttggtaacaagcaatggagagctgttgatagtataaaacattgtgagaaatggctccctctggagtaacgtagtttacaagaaagaagtacttttccactgAAATACTTAAATTCGATTTTGAGGCCACAGAATTAgattctgaggtcccgaaatcaagcatctgaaagcacacaactccgtgtgacaaaagtcttttttcttgttttattatcttgcaacttcgacaaccaattgagtttaaattttcacaggtttgtaatgttgtgcatatgttgagatacaataagTGAGAAGGCtgctggtcttggacaattaccaaagttgtccggtgtctttaaaaccTGCAACCTCCCGATTAAAGTGCTGAGgctctgccaactgagctatgtagCCCAATGTTGAAGGTTGCCCtgccagggctgtatgcttcgtttttgaaagggcaagggcaccaaggcattttcttcttggtaaagggcaccctatgatgaaattgtaaatttgtactggagcatttcaatggcatcaaggcaataaccaggggacacggaggcaatcacctccgttgcctccatgaagtatcaggcctgccctGCTTTATCAATATCTTTCCTCATGGCCTACGGGTGCAAGTTACTAGCCATATATAACAATCTATTAACTTGTCTTATTTTTCACAGACTACCTTGGGCATGGAAAGTTTGATTATTGCTCATATCCACAATGAAGATTCGGCTTTAACTGAAGATCATTTCTATCTCTACAATGTGAACTCTTCCAAAGCTGCACAATGTGATGTGAAGATTGCCAGCGACTCTGCAACGCAGGAAATGGACTTGATTACATTTAGAGTGCAGGCAAACTTGGACTTAAACATCACTTACTATAATGATCATGGTAAATGTAATCAgctatttttatgatttttgggggttgaacaaagaatcgACTACAtgtagagtgggattcgaaccaacccgattaacgtgccggtgcgctaccaactgagctatctagccctatattggcggtccccctattttgtcaatacttttgttcggggtgccagtaaGAAGCCATCAACCGTTACAACCGTGCAACTgagtagccaggggtcacacacaaattacaatacaacctggaaaGCGGCATAAAATATGgagaccgccaatatagggctagagaGCTCATTGggagagcgccggcacgttaatccggaggttgttggttcaaatcccactccagtaaattctttgttcaacctagaaaaatcattcaaaagtttacccagtcagtttcccttgtggtttattttgacAGCTAATTTTTACATTGAGTTGCTGTGAAATAAAAATcctttatttgttaattttaagGAGATGCtgcaaggtcaaattcagttttgtgatgcactcattttccaacaGATAATAGTACTTATGAAATTAAAAGTGTCCAACCTCACCCTAACATGGTCTAACACGCCATTTTATTTGATAATCTTTTAGACCAAACTTTTAAACAAACTGGTTTGGTACACACCTAAAAGGAATTCATGAACAAACTGAAACATTCTCTGCAAAAATATGTATTGTACAAACCATATAtttaatgagtagggtagatggccttagctttcgatccaaaccggaccttcttcagaggcatatacaagtacaaacaaatacatatccatttatagaaaaagagaggagAGGGATTAAGGGAAGTATCCAGAAAAAAAGCGtgaaaattatagccaatcaaagtttctattttagaaacaattagtggctatgaaccaataggagtaaagtggtgaggacaaaggatgttccGTATGAAAGGATGgcttactggaccataaaagtggtaaatgccTTGTATGCATAACAATATATTGATATTTGACTTCATCAAACAtttatttggagaaaaaaaaaatttgaagggtataaaacactgccattttatacaatttttcaGAGGTAAGAGACTTTCCCATTTTCCCCCATTTACATAAGGACTCTAACAACTGGAAATTAAGTTGACCAAAAACTTCAATTTACATCAGAGACCCTCTTTGAAAAAGTGTTGGATGATGTGCTAATTGTTTTTTCTATATTTGTCACCTTGGATTTTATCTTCACAAATGTAGCCGTTTGTAATACTTtatctattaattttggtttttacccatacaccgatgtgtgttagcactgtatactcagtactttcccgagtcctgtgaaaaaatatcacaggcatcgggtgggattcaaacctacgacccttgcaattctagagcagtgtcttaccaactagactaccgcgGTTGCCCGGCagttagaggcagttcgaatcctatgttttggcagcgggtaccgcaacgatataatagatgttaaatttgcatcggggataaagaatattaattttgtttttttacccatacaccaaggtgtgttagcactgtatactcagtactttcccgagtcctgtgaaaaaatatcatggggatgttactcgggtgggattcgaacccatgacccttgcaattctagagcagtgtcttaccaactagactaccgaggttgcccggcagctagaggcagttcgaatcctatgttttggcagcgggtaccgcaacgatataatagatgttaaatttgcatcggggataaagaatattaattttggtttttacccatacaccgatgtgtaataCTTTATCTGTTTATCTTCCTTTCTACATTAAAATTGCAACAACATTTTAAGGATTTGTCCCATCTTGCTGACCATTTTACATCTCTTTTAACAAATGtgacactttttatttttctagGAGTGCAAGAATCTTTAACTCAGAAGTTCAACAGTCTCAACAACAAGGTCCAATCATTTACAACCTTGTATCATGTCCAAAAGAGCAACGTTCTGATTGGTCAGAGCGACAGTGACATCACACTAGGGCCCCTGAACAGGGATAGTGAAGCAGACGATATAAGTCAGCATATCAAAGAGGAGGACGATGGATTTAGTACACTACCAGTCAAAGGAGGGAAAAAACCTAAAAGGGACAACAAGAATTCTAATCAGGTTGGATATACTTGTCTCTTTAAAACCGTTTTCAAACTGAACCTTTTGTCCCATGGAATACAGCCCAGGGGAGGCCACAGGAATAGTATGTTGCACTAActggttgaattttgttttcttgttgtaCTTGAACAAGGCATTTATAGAAGGGGCATTCCTGATGTTGATGGGGATAGAGTTCAAAAGGGACCAGAGAAGGAGAGATTTGGAACCTGTAGAAATAGACAGTATTTGCTGTTTTAAGTTGACTGATTGGGTTTTATTTGCTTGTACTTGAACAAGGTTGTAGATGTGCAGGTGTTGTTTAGACTCAGCATTGATGAAGACAAAGAAGATTCACTTGGATTGGTTCCTGTTTTACATTATCAATTATGTGAGTTGACTTTAGGCTTCTTCCGTTTTCTAGTGCAGCTTCATAATTGGAGATAGCCGCATTGCCAGATACACAGGTgcaaaccctttctctttaCGATCAGTCTGTACTGGGGTCTTTTTACGTGCCTtgatagtttttataacaacacacgggacctacagctttacgtcccaatggcaatggttaagtgtcttgcttaatgactcaagtgtcacgaccaggactcaaacccacactctgctgatcagatatTGCtaagcttgagttcggtgctctaatCCACTTAGCCAGGACACTTCCACTTCCactttaataacaacaatactAACAACTTGTCCTTATtcagcgcattttacaataactgaATCAGTGCGCTTTACTCTAGTGCTTCACATCAGTTATGTCATTATACAGCCCTGAGCCGCCATAGTtctccaaaggcttttttatacacaatatcaacccctTCCCTCGCAGCTACCagtttatacccctgggtgaagagaagcaattatagtaaatcATCTTGCCCAAGGACCagtcaagtgtcatgaccaggatccAAACCCATGTTAGGCCTCTGTTAAAGTTGCTGACTGGTTTTTCAGATTCTAAATCAATGTAAAGTTTATTTATTAAGTTTGTCAAAAAGTAATATGAATATGAACTAATGGTCTATAATACTTATGTGAGTTAGTTTTGATTACAtataaaaatcacaaacaaaattcaaaagatGTTGTGGTTGCTCTACATTCCTTTTTGATGATTAACAAAAGTGCTGTactgaatttctttttttctatcaCATAGTTGATGATGGTTGTAAACGTTCCAGTCTGAGGCTTCCCATTGATGTTCCGGTAATGGTTCATAAAAACACACCAACTAAAGCCCTAGGGAAGATCTTCGCTGATGCAATTTGCCGCCAACTACGTGCAATGGAACAATGCTTGAAGGAGTATTATAAGGTACAATAGTATAATATTGTATaatagatgtaaaatttgcatccggaaaaagaaaattaatcttcgttttacccttgcaccgatgtgtgttagaaccctatgctcagtacttttccgagatCTGGgaaagaaatcacaggcatattactcgggtgggattcgaacctgcgacctttgcaattctagagcagtgtcttacaaactagaccaccACAACTTGCTAACACACACCGGTGCtcggtgcaagggtaaaaccaaaattaataatgtacAAGTAGTTGGTGCTCCTGCAAGAGAGTCTTATTATGGTCATTTCTGTATATTTGCATAGTTCTGAAGATTGTGTTTACCAAATGTGTAGAAAGCTTTTCTGAGTGATTTTTGAGGGCTCTGAGCTTTGAAATTCCAAACAAGTTTCCACAAAACAAGGCATTGCTCAATGTCTCATGTTTGTATCATTTTTATGTCTCATTGatatttgttgctttttattttCAGGAAATTGGTTTGAGTTTCCCAAGGCCGTACCACTTTAAGTTGCCTCACGTTCCGTATCTCTTGACCATTGTTTATCCAGTAGACTTGCCAGACGATAAACTAGGTAAGTTCACTGTACTCTGAATAAAGTACCATGTCTCACGAGGCACAGTTCGAGGCAATCTCTAAGGATGGGACGtacagccgttggtcccatgtgttgtgtaacgcatgtaaaagaacccagtgcacttatcgaaaagagaaggggttcaccccggtgttcctggctgttgctgcttaatgcgccgtagcaccttgtaaacccttataaggttcTAACTAATTGGgtttcagaattcatcactgcaataacctatctttctgaaagtttgtgtatactcagcgccttgagtatcttgtttggtagatacgtgcgctatattagactttgatactattattattattataaggagagaatccattcacatttcaatgttcacattCTGTTCTCAGGGATCACAAGACATTGTTCTTAGTAGAATGACTCTTgagctaccaaagtggtcctgtagcatgcactgcagttggttggcTCCATGCAAAGTTCCCTCCTGTGATGAGGCCCTTATATTTAGCAAGCCCGTTGCCAGTATTTTTTCatgattttaaaatataaagtaTCTCTGTTCATTCTGATTTACATATTGTTTGCGTCTTGCTTTTAATTTTGGAGTGAGCGAAGACAAAAGTACTTGTGTAGGATTTTTCTGTTGGTAACGTTAcctaaatttaaataatttctttatTACAGAAACCAAGAGGAGAGAGCTCCACAGTCAATTCCTTCTTCCATTGGACAGGCCGATATTCAGGAGAGCTAATGCGTATTCATATCCTGGGAGCGGGAAAGACGGTGGTTATCTTATCAATACACACATTGGTCTGGCACCCTCGGGAGGTAGGTCTTATCtaggcccaatgtcatagagctgggTAGGAATTGAAATTTTGCACGGTGACTCAGAAATGAATGACCATAATAACTTACTTtttaagaagcactgcagctgttgatagtatacaaacattgagtggctcagagtggaatgggaggaattttaccgagcgatagtattccttccattccacgaattaaagtcacttaatatttgttttatataaatgcaaacagatcgttgtcatttgatgtattttaaaagtataacatgatgaaaaatcacaaaaattacTGGTTCGGAACTGCCGCGTAGCGACgacaatgcacaaatttaatagcaatcggatcacaaccttttgcacaggtgctcctttgttttagcagtggGGCGGCgacgctgtactgctcaaaaacattgggaacaaggatgatcctaactgttgaatgggaaatgcttttccccatgggcgaataggtctttttgatcgccggtgcggatgggagtaatagtgaatgtcacgtaaaggatctgtatgtcagttatataatataaactattttgagaaagtattCCCTTGAAAGTGATATGGTTCTTAGGTAAGACTTTTCacctcaaaacatttgaatctgagaatgaATAGTTTGATATTATGTATGTGAAAATACTTTAGTAGTTCTTTTGCTGTTTGTCAGTAAGTAGACACAGTATTCGGCTTTTAGTGGAAGTAGGTCAgatctcctgacgatgactacagcaagctagtcgaaacattgagaccaattcaagaactcactccgcggtagtgcagttaattatgttcctataagctaaagtagtagtcccagccaagtCTCTACACCtttcgcccaggtagtagttaataacaagcaggacagttctttccagaactgagaaatctcccgaacatccgataagtctactccgcggt contains:
- the LOC117293960 gene encoding ufm1-specific protease 2-like; protein product: MAAPTVSVSQGGVVKPLNRLLQDPSKQSIGFLLGTVKEGLTTILQCSAIDNNFPDNGDRIGPAETNIQLKSLQRQLPVGLSVIGLYFVSDDEPSNSNTASKDSHQIIDEAVKTTLGMESLIIAHIHNEDSALTEDHFYLYNVNSSKAAQCDVKIASDSATQEMDLITFRVQANLDLNITYYNDHGVQESLTQKFNSLNNKVQSFTTLYHVQKSNVLIGQSDSDITLGPLNRDSEADDISQHIKEEDDGFSTLPVKGGKKPKRDNKNSNQVVDVQVLFRLSIDEDKEDSLGLVPVLHYQLFDDGCKRSSLRLPIDVPVMVHKNTPTKALGKIFADAICRQLRAMEQCLKEYYKEIGLSFPRPYHFKLPHVPYLLTIVYPVDLPDDKLETKRRELHSQFLLPLDRPIFRRANAYSYPGSGKDGGYLINTHIGLAPSGVENGHPSLVQGSYTYHHYMQDHFNDDKWGCAYRSLQTLSSWFRHQGYTQTPVPTHREIQQALVDVGDKKSSFVGSKQWIGSFEVSTVLNQLFGVTCKLMYVSSGADMAEKGRELSIHFQTQGTPVMIGGGVLAHTILGVDFSESSGAVKFLILDPHFTGSEDLKVIQDKGWCGWKGVDFWDQTAYYNMCLPQRSNEI